The Dethiosulfovibrio peptidovorans DSM 11002 nucleotide sequence ACGTCCCCGGAACAGGCGCAGTTCCCGACAGCTATGACTACCTTCGGATCCGGTATCTGAGCGTATATGCGCTCCAGCTTTTCCTTCATGAAACGGGTCACAGGACCGGTAACCAAAAGGACGTCGGCGTGACGAGGCGTCCCGGTAAGCTTCATTCCGAAACGCTCTATATCGTACCTGGGCGATACGGTGGAGACTATCTCTATATCGCACCCGTTACAGGATCCCGTGTTGGTCGAGAAAACCCACAGGGACTTCGGCAAAACCTGCAGCATAGTATCCAGCTTCATTTAAGTCCCTCCTATAGGATGACCAGAACCATCAACAGAGCAGTGGTGACGAGAAACCAACCGACGTAGGTCACCGTCTGACCTGAATGGAAGGCCACCAGCTTATCGTAATAGGGTTTCAGAGCCTTTCGAAACCCCCAGTAGGAAGAGCTGGCCGGAACCGTTATCTCCTCTGAATCGGGAAGTTCGTTTCCGGAAAAATAGATCTGGTCCTGCTCGGTTCCCTTCTTGTAGTCCTGACGTCCTTGAGAACGAAGCCAGGTGGTCATGGCCCCTGCCAGTATGAAAAACAGTAGCCAGCTACCGAAATCCCAATAGCCGAAACCGGTGAAAAGACTTCCGAACATCAGATTCCACCTCCCAAGACGGCGCCGATATAGGCTCCCTTATCCACCAACGCAGTAGCGGCGGGCTCCACCAGATGGGAGACTACCCAGGTCGGGAAAAGAGACAGCCCCAATATTACGACGGTAAGAACGGCCATGCCCAGCACCATCGACGCGGGAACCTCTTTGACCTTCGAGAACTCCTTCTTCTCCGGCCCGAGGAACGCCGTCTGGAACACCTTTACGAAACTGGCCAGGGTGAGAATAGAGGTTACCAGAGCCACCACGGACAGAGCGGGATGAACCGCAAAGGACGATTCGTAGATCAACAGCTTCGAGACGAAACCGTTGAAAGGAGGTATTCCGGAGATCGCTGCAGCGGCGATCACGAACATGAAGGTCGTAAAGGGCATCCTCTTGGCCAGACCGCCCATCTTGTCCAGATCCCTGGTTCCCGTCACATAGTAGAGAGCGCCGGCAACCAGAAAGAGCAAGCCCTTATAGGTCACGTAGTTGACCATGTGGAAGATGCCGCCCTTCATTGAGGTCATTCCGAAATCGGCCATCTGTCGGGGATCTCCCATAGCTAGAAGTCCTACGCCGAAAGCCATGAGCATATAGCCCACCTGAGAGACCGAATGATACCCCATAAGTCTCTTGACCTCGTGTTGGACCACCGCCATGGAGACGCCGAAGAACATGGAGATCATTCCCAATGTTATGAGAGCCCAGGGCACAACGTCCCCTACTATGGCGGATCCGAAGACGGAAAAGACTATCCTACACAGCCCCACCAGGGAGGCCTGGCTCACCACTACGAGAAGAACAGTGACTGATGCGGGAGCCTCTGCGTAGGCATCGGGCATCCACATATGCATGGGGAAAGCCCCGCACTTCATGGCCAACGCCGTTATCATGAACACGAGAGCTACCTTCTCCGCCAAGCCGAACTGTATAACCTTTCCGACAGCCGCCATGTTCAGCAGGTTATACCTGCCATAAAGGAAACCGATGGCCAGCAACACCATCATGGCAGCGACCTGAGAGACCAGCATATACTTGAAGGACGCCTCTATGGATTCCGGTCTATCTCTCCAATAGGCTATAAGGCCGAACGAGGAGACCGAGGCTATCTCGAGAAACACGAAAAAGTTGAACAGATCTCCGGTGAGTATCAGTCCGAGCATACCAGCGGTAAGCAGGAAATACAGGGAGGAATACCAGACTTTTCCGGAAAACCTATCGAGAAAACGAAGGCCGAACAGCACCCCCGCCAGGGAGGCGAAACACCCTATGACGGCGATGAAAGAGTTGAACGAGTCGACCTCCAGAATTATCCTAACAGGATAGGCCATCCCGGAGGGCAAGGTAAGGTTCCAGGCCTTGCCGCCCATGACGTAGACCGCCGTGCCCTCGGTCGCCACGTATTGAAGCAGACAGAAAGAGAGGACGAGAAGAACCGAGGAGATCAAAACCGACCAGATCATCCTGGCCCTACGGCCGCCTAAAGCTACTATCGGGGTCGAGAAAGCCCCGAAAAGGGGAACCGCCAGCATGAGAGCGGGCAGATGTACAGACCAACTCATCCTCTCAACCTCCTGATCTCTCTGACGTCCAATGTACCATAATGACGATAGAGCATGACTATCAGAGATAGCATCAAAGCCGACGTCGCCAAAGCTATAACTATGGCGGTCAGGGTCAGAGCCTGCGGAGTGGGCAAAACGTAGACATCGACGGGGCCGGGTAAGAATTTGACCGGTATATCCCCTTTCAGCCTGTATCCCAGAACTACCAGGAACATATTGGCAGCGGACTCCATCACGCCAACCCCTATGGCGATCTTGAAAAGGTTGTTCTCCGCGATGATAGCGATAAGCCCCATCAGGAAAAGCAGACCTACCACGACAAAAGGCAGGTTAGCCATCATGACCAGTCTCCTTTCGAGAATCGGCAAAATCGTGCAGGACGATACCGCGGAACATGGACAGGATGATCACGGTAAGTCCACCGGCGACCTCGATACCGACGGCGATATCCATCACGCCTATCGTACCGGAGAAGGGGATCAGCCCGTGGGCCATCGTCTTCGCCACATCGTGCGGAACCGCCAGGAAGTTGTAGAAGAAAGCTCCCTCGGGGATACCTCTAAGCCCGAAACCGATGAACATCATCAACCCTACGAAGAGCATTATCCAGTAAATGGAGGTCTTAACCCACTCTAAAACCCTGTCCCCTCCGTGAGCGACCAGGAGAAGAGCCATAAAGGAGCCCACGATAGCTCCCCCCTGGAAACCTCCGCCGGGGGTCACGTCACCGTGGATGATGACATAGACACCGAAAATTATAAGGAACCAGGCGAAGAGGTCACAGACCGTACGTGCGACGAGAGAAAGAGGTTTACGCATTTACTTCCTCCCCTTTCTAAAAAGCATCACCACGGAACAAAGGGCCGTAAAAAGCACCGCCGACTCTCCGAGGGTGTCGAAACCACGATAGTCGAACACGATGGAGGTCACGACGTTCTCGGAAGATCTCTCCTCCATGGCATGATCCAGAAAATACTCGTCCATAGCCACGTCCCCGGGAACACCGAAAGGATGTACCGCATCCAGGCCGGAGAGAAGAATCCCCCCCAGCACCAAGGTGGCGGCGATAAATAAGGCCTTCAACTTCATCTACGTCCCCCCCTGTTCTTACGGAGACGGCCGACTCCGAACAGGGCGATCACGAAAATCGCAGTGTCCAGGGCAGCTCCTATGCTGGCCTCGGCAATAGCCACATCGGGAGCTTGGAGGATGTAGAACTCCAGAGCCATAAGAAGGCTGAAAGCTCCCAGACTTACGACAGAATACAGAAGATCTCTGAACCACACGGCGTAAAAGCCGGTCACCAGGAGCAAGATAAGATTGAAGACGTGAAATGAAGTCATCGTCTAAATCCCTCCTTGAGAAGCCTCTCGTCCCTCTCGGCCAAACTGTCTACCACCGCGTTTTTCGGGAAAGCCTTGCTCCTGTGAGCAGCCCTCGCCAAAACGTGAGCTCCAGTAGCGTTGCTTATAAGCAACGCTGCCACAACTATCACGGTGTGCAAAGCCAGGACGGAAAAACGGACCTCTCCCGTCTGGAATCGGCGGATAATGGCATAGACTATCACACCGAGGGAGAGCGATATGGTCCCGAACGTCGTGCACTTGGTGGAACCGTGCATCCTCGTGTAGACATCGGGAAAACGGAAGAGAGAGATGGTCCCCAGGGTATTGACCAACATCCCCAGCAGAAGGAACAGCACGGAAAATACGTAGATCATGCTATTTTCTCCCCTCCTCTATATAACGGGCGATAAACATGGTGCTCACGAAGGACAAAGCCGCATATACTATAGCTACGTCCACCATGACTACAGATTCGAAATGAGCCGCCAGAAGAATCATGATACCTATGACCAGGGTATTCATGGCGTCCAGGGCCACCGCTCTATCTGCCCCGGTAGGTCCCATTATCAACCTCCCGGCCATAAAAAGG carries:
- a CDS encoding NADH-quinone oxidoreductase subunit B family protein, coding for MKLDTMLQVLPKSLWVFSTNTGSCNGCDIEIVSTVSPRYDIERFGMKLTGTPRHADVLLVTGPVTRFMKEKLERIYAQIPDPKVVIAVGNCACSGDVYFKSYNLVGPVDRIIPVDVYVHGCPPRPEAIIEGAAKAVLKLEAKRAELRKAGA
- a CDS encoding proton-conducting transporter membrane subunit; this translates as MSWSVHLPALMLAVPLFGAFSTPIVALGGRRARMIWSVLISSVLLVLSFCLLQYVATEGTAVYVMGGKAWNLTLPSGMAYPVRIILEVDSFNSFIAVIGCFASLAGVLFGLRFLDRFSGKVWYSSLYFLLTAGMLGLILTGDLFNFFVFLEIASVSSFGLIAYWRDRPESIEASFKYMLVSQVAAMMVLLAIGFLYGRYNLLNMAAVGKVIQFGLAEKVALVFMITALAMKCGAFPMHMWMPDAYAEAPASVTVLLVVVSQASLVGLCRIVFSVFGSAIVGDVVPWALITLGMISMFFGVSMAVVQHEVKRLMGYHSVSQVGYMLMAFGVGLLAMGDPRQMADFGMTSMKGGIFHMVNYVTYKGLLFLVAGALYYVTGTRDLDKMGGLAKRMPFTTFMFVIAAAAISGIPPFNGFVSKLLIYESSFAVHPALSVVALVTSILTLASFVKVFQTAFLGPEKKEFSKVKEVPASMVLGMAVLTVVILGLSLFPTWVVSHLVEPAATALVDKGAYIGAVLGGGI
- a CDS encoding sodium:proton antiporter; amino-acid sequence: MMANLPFVVVGLLFLMGLIAIIAENNLFKIAIGVGVMESAANMFLVVLGYRLKGDIPVKFLPGPVDVYVLPTPQALTLTAIVIALATSALMLSLIVMLYRHYGTLDVREIRRLRG
- a CDS encoding MnhB domain-containing protein, which produces MRKPLSLVARTVCDLFAWFLIIFGVYVIIHGDVTPGGGFQGGAIVGSFMALLLVAHGGDRVLEWVKTSIYWIMLFVGLMMFIGFGLRGIPEGAFFYNFLAVPHDVAKTMAHGLIPFSGTIGVMDIAVGIEVAGGLTVIILSMFRGIVLHDFADSRKETGHDG
- the mbhE gene encoding hydrogen gas-evolving membrane-bound hydrogenase subunit E yields the protein MKLKALFIAATLVLGGILLSGLDAVHPFGVPGDVAMDEYFLDHAMEERSSENVVTSIVFDYRGFDTLGESAVLFTALCSVVMLFRKGRK
- a CDS encoding Na(+)/H(+) antiporter subunit B, whose product is MTSFHVFNLILLLVTGFYAVWFRDLLYSVVSLGAFSLLMALEFYILQAPDVAIAEASIGAALDTAIFVIALFGVGRLRKNRGGRR
- the mnhG gene encoding monovalent cation/H(+) antiporter subunit G — its product is MIYVFSVLFLLLGMLVNTLGTISLFRFPDVYTRMHGSTKCTTFGTISLSLGVIVYAIIRRFQTGEVRFSVLALHTVIVVAALLISNATGAHVLARAAHRSKAFPKNAVVDSLAERDERLLKEGFRR
- a CDS encoding monovalent cation/H+ antiporter complex subunit F, with protein sequence MIGFFALAAGFLTLLVLFMAGRLIMGPTGADRAVALDAMNTLVIGIMILLAAHFESVVMVDVAIVYAALSFVSTMFIARYIEEGRK